A genomic segment from Glycine soja cultivar W05 chromosome 18, ASM419377v2, whole genome shotgun sequence encodes:
- the LOC114394733 gene encoding uncharacterized protein LOC114394733, with protein MSYCNFPFALQTKMEFNSQNPKKSEIRWSPDNQGGPGQGKSYSCYFCKRGFSNAQALGGHMNIHRKDRAAKLKQSSEENLLSLDISIKATSDHPNDPSDFEEKILFRLGAGEEKHPRNHKYPFNFFPRKDDHHDHAPQIPHLPSFVLGQMVEEKKAELDLELRLGLHPRESATLNTRSFF; from the coding sequence ATGTCTTATTGCAATTTCCCCTTCGCTTTGCAAACTAAGATGGAGTTCAATTCCCAAAACCCTAAAAAATCTGAGATAAGATGGAGCCCAGATAATCAAGGTGGTCCTGGACAAGGGAAGTCTTATTCTTGTTACTTTTGCAAGAGAGGGTTCTCAAATGCACAGGCCCTGGGAGGCCACATGAATATCCATAGAAAAGATAGGGCGGCAAAGCTCAAGCAATCTTCTGAGGAAAACTTGCTTTCATTGGATATCTCAATCAAGGCCACAAGTGATCATCCTAATGACCCTTCTGATTTCGAAGAGAAAATTTTGTTTCGGTTGGGTGCTGGTGAAGAGAAGCATCCTAGAAACCATAAATatccattcaatttttttcctcgCAAAGATGATCATCATGATCATGCACCACAAATTCCCCATCTTCCTTCTTTTGTTTTGGGGCAGATGGTTGAGGAGAAGAAAGCTGAATTAGACCTTGAGCTTAGGTTAGGGCTTCATCCTCGGGAGTCAGCAACATTGAACACTAGATCGTTCTTTTGA